A genomic segment from Perca flavescens isolate YP-PL-M2 chromosome 13, PFLA_1.0, whole genome shotgun sequence encodes:
- the sap30l gene encoding histone deacetylase complex subunit SAP30L, giving the protein MNGFSTEEDSHDGPPAPPFYGQSCCLIEDGERCGRSAGNASFSKRIQKSISQKKLKLDIDKSVRHLYICDFHKNFIQSVRNKRKRKTSDDGGESPDHDVEVPEVDLFQLQVNTLRRYKRHYKLQTRPGLNKAQLAETVSRHFRNIPVNEKETLTYFIYMVKSSKSRLDQKDGGGGGGSKPLD; this is encoded by the exons atgaatgggttTAGCACGGAGGAAGACAGCCACGACGGACCACCGGCTCCGCCGTTTTACGGACAGAGCTGCTGCCTGATCGAGGACGGCGAGCGCTGCGGCCGCTCCGCTGGAAACGCCTCCTTCAGCAAGAGGATCCAGAAGAGCATCTCGCAGAAGAAGCTCAAGCTGGACATCGACAAGAGC gTGAGACACCTCTATATCTGCGACTTCCACAAGAACTTCATCCAAAGCGTGCGCaacaagaggaagaggaagaccaGCGACGATGGCGGAGAGTCCCCGGATCATGACGTGGAGGTACCCGAG GTCGACCTTTTCCAGCTGCAGGTGAACACGCTGAGACGCTACAAGCGACACTACAAGCTGCAGACCCGGCCCGGACTCAACAAGGCCCAGCTGGCAGAG ACGGTGAGTCGTCACTTCAGGAATATCCCGGTGAACGAGAAGGAGACGCTGACCTACTTTATTTACATGGTGAAGAGCAGCAAGAGCCGCTTGGACCAGAAAGACGGCggtggcggcggcggcagcaAACCTCTGGACTAA